The DNA window GAGATGATTGCTGTTTCCCCCTTTGATCTTGCCATCATTGATTATCTGAAAACTCACGCTCCCGACATTGAAACTGATATAATGGATGTGGGCAAACAAGTTCATTATCAGTTAATCCCGGTTTTAGCGAAGCCGGCGAACAAAGATGGAGGTAAAAAGTGATATTAGTTGATGAGTTTGACTGCTCGGAGTGCGGAAAATCAATTGATATTGGCGAACCATTCGTTGCCTCTGCCACCTACCCAGCGCGATCAGCATTTCAGTCCGATGCAGTTGGTTTAGGTTACCTATCTAATAACGGCGAGGTGTTGTGCGGTAATTGTGCTAAAAAAAGGTTTGGAGAGGAAGATTTGGCAAAATTCAAAGGCACTACATTCCATTTCCCAAAACACAAAAAATAATTAACTTCAGATTGTCATTTCGACTCGGGGAGAGTGTCAACTCGACCACAGTGGAGAAACCTCAAGAAAGAATCCATTCCAGTGAAACACATAAATAATAGCTATTTTGTGGTAATTACTTTATTTGTTCTCGCCGTTGCGGCCGTAATTGCCATAGTCCTAACGTCAGATCATCAGCAGTCTGCCGAAGCCACTATTTGGCGAGTTGATGCCCCGACAAAAGGCAAAACAAGCGCCAAAGTTAAGATGGTGGAATTTGGCGATTTTGCTTGCGTCGCCTGCGCCGATTTCAGGGCGATAAAAAACGCCCTGCTAGAACAATATCCAAACGACCTACAATATCAATTTCGCTTTTTCCCCACCGCTAATCATCCCAATTCGTACTCGGCGGCGGTAACCGCCGAAATTGCCAACCAGCACGACCAATTTTGGGTAATGTCTGACCTCTTATACGAAAACCATGCAAACTGGCAAGATTCAACCAACTTTCGCAGCATTTTTGCCAACTTTGCAGTGTTAGTGGGAATTGATCAGAGTACATTTACCAGTGATTTTGACAAACTAAAAACAGCTGACGATGTGGTAGATAAAGACGTGGCAGACGGCAATGCACTGTCGATTACCGAAACGCCGGCTATTTTTCTAAATGACACCCGTTACGGCGGCACCTTAACTCAGACCGATTTGGCCAAAGCAATAGATTCTCTATTAAAATAGTCTTTTTCTAACTCCAATTGGATAAATTGGACTAATTGGAATGATTGGATTCTTTTATTGTGACCGATGGTTCGGAACTATAAACCGGCGCCACCGGGCTTGAAAAATGTCCATGATTTACGTTAGCTGATGTTGAAACCGGAATATCCAGTGCAAACGCCAGCGAATTTGCCGTAGCCACACCTATTCGGGTACCGGTGAAAGACCCGGGGCCGGGATTAACCACAATTGCATTTAGATTAGACAGTACAATTTTATTTTGTTTTAACAATTGATCAATTTTTGGCAACAGCTCCGACCCTAAATTACGCCCGGATTCCCACGCAATTTGGTCAACTACTTGCTTGTCGATTATGATTTCGAGTTTAGTTGTTTCAGTTGTAGTGTCTATTGATAATATTTTCATTCTTTTCCTTTGTCATCCCGGGCTCGACCCGGGATCCAGACTATAAAAGACTTTATTATATAGATTCCGTGTCAAGCACGGAATGACATGCTCGTGTTATTGTTTCAAACAATCTTAAGCTTTCTTCATCCTCACCATGATTCTCGATTAAAACCTGTCGTTTTTGACCAATCCGGCTTAGTGTAAGATGAATATGACCAAAAGATTCGATTACTGGCTGTTTTTCCGGCCATTCAACAATCGAAATCACATCTTTTGACCCAAGCAACTCGTCTAAACCAATCGATTTTACATCGTCTATTTTTCCGGTACGATACAAATCTATATGCGCTAAAATATTTTGATCTGCTAACTGGTACTCGTTTATCATTACAAATGTTGGGCTTGATACGCTTGACTGAACGCCCAATTCTTTTGCAATCGATTGCGTTAGCGTGGTTTTGCCCGCACCAAGCTCTCCGGTCAAAAAAATCACCTCACCACCAATACAACTCCGTCCTATCAATTGGCCCAGTTTATCTGTATCAGCTAAATTATTTAGTTTTAGATAAAAAGAAGATTTTATAAATCACCACCTCGGTTACTATCAGACCTAAATAATACCACGTTTGATCTGATTTGTCACTGGATTGCGTATCTGTTTGTTGATACGTGGTCGCCGTTATAAACTCGGTTGGTGCAATAACTGATGTCGAATTAACGACCGACGCGTACACAGTTGTCGTTTTTACCACTGCCGGTTCAATCATCTGCCAATCAGTCGCGGCAATTACCCAGTCTCCGCTACTTTTTTGATATCTAAGCCCAAAAATCGCAATTTTATCTTTAATTTTAGGGAGATTTGACGGATAATTTAACCATTCCGCTTCAACAATCGTCCCATCTACCAACTTAATTTTCCAGCCCGATTTTGCCACACTGGTCAAAACCCCACTCACCCCAATCCAAGCGGAATCGACGTTGGCCGACCCGTTAAGCACTTCGATGCTGTACGCCCCATGCATCAAAATACTGTTGCCCTTACTGTTTACCGTGCCGTAAATTACCACATTCGATCCCCGCACCATCCCAGGCGGCGGCCGACCAACGGTCCAATCTAAAATATACGGTTTATCTAACATAATTAACGCCTTGTCTTCGGCAATTACGCCCGGCTCAGCCAGTAGATATCCTCGCCAGATTCCTTTTTCTCTTGGCGCAAGCTCAGCATAATCATTTGGCTTGATTGAGTGTAATGAGGGCATGACGATTTTAAAATGATATTCGCTAGTAATTCCCACTACATCGGTTGCGATAATCACCCCGGAATATCTAACCGATGGGACAAGCGAGCTAATAGTGTTGGTATGGCTTTTGGTTAAAGATTTATAATTTTTAGTGATTGCTTTAAGATCGCTTTGCATTGGTGTCAGAACAATTTGCGTGGTTGTTTTTTCATCGGTATGCCAATGCAATTTTATTTGATCAACCTGAATTTCGACATTTAGTTGATCGATTGCCGGCGGAGTATGATCGATTATAATTTTTCCTACAACTTGAGGCGATCCTGAAACGTCGATTGATGAAGTGGCAATACCAGAGATAATGTATTCTCCATCTGGAGCATTTATCGGAATAAGTTGAGCGATATCCCAACCTTGATCCAAAACCAAAGCAGTTTGATTATATAAATTACTGTCGCTTTTGGCTGATAGAGTAACCGACGCCGCATTTGACGAGCCAAAAAAGTGAGACTGGTTAGCACTAAACTCGCTGTAAATTGTAAATGCTGGCGGATCAACCATTGTTATTACAATGTCGTTGATTTGGGTTGATACAATTTCTGCACCACCATTTGATAATAATCGATATGACAAATCGTTTTTCACAAAATCTGGCACTGAGGTAAAAATAGTATTTGATGTAAGACACAAATAGTAAGTTTTACCATCCGAGATAAACTGAACGTATTTATCAGACGCGGCCACTAAAGCAGAAGGCGCGGCCAAAAGTGGTTGAACAGCCCCATCCCCAAGACGCACAAAAATCGCCTCGTATCCCAGGCGATTATCGTTCCAAACCAATTTGTCCCCGGCCCACAGTGGATTTGACTGAATATCGGCGGTGTTAAGCGTCCAAAACGCCAACGTGGAACGAGAAAAGAAAATCCAAACCAGCCCCACTGCCACAAAAATAATCCCCCGTGAGAGATTTCTCATATTATAATTGTAGAGCTATTCAATTTTTCAGACAAGTGCCTGAGTCGCCATGAATTTTAAATTTTAAAGGCAAAATTTTAAATGAATAAGTACCGAATGATTAAATTTTATAAAAGTTCCTTATTTAGTCATTTAAAATTAGCAACCATTCATTTGAAATTGAAAATTGAAAATTGAAAATTAAATTATAAGCATGCAATCGCCAAAAGAGAGAAAACGATAATTTGATTTTTGGGCGTGATCGTATAAATCAAATAACTTAGTTCGCCCCGTAAGCGCCGAAACCAACATCAGCAGCGTAGATTTTGGCTGATGAAAGTTAGTCAATAAGCAATCGACCACTTTGAACCGATAGCCCGGGGTAATAAACAAATTTGTCTCCCCAAAATACGGCTGATTTCCGGCTGATTCAAGCGCCCTGGCCACAGTGGTCCCAACTGCCACCACCCTGCCCCCATTGGCTTTTGTCTGATGTATGAGGTCAATTACCGCCTGAGACACCTCTACCGCCTCTGAGTGCATTACGTGATCGTTCGTATTTTCCACCCTCACCGGCAAAAACGTGCCCAGCCCAACATGCAAAATCACTTCCGCGGTTTTAACTCCGCCTTGCTTCAGCTTCTCCAATAACTCCGGTGAAAAGTGCAAACTGGCGGTAGGTGCGGCCACGCTACCCAATATTTTGGCGGTAATGGGTTGATATAACTCGTCTTCAAAACCGGCTAGTTGCGGGTTGTGAATGTAAGGTGGCAGAGGCAGGTGACCAAATTCTTCGCAAAACAGGATGAAATCGGGGGATGATAAATTGGTTTGAATAATAAACCGCCCCATCCCATCGGTTAATTTATTAATTATTTCACAATGAACATCATCAAATCTTATCTTTTCTCCAATCTCGATGTTTTTCCCCCTAAGTAAACACTCAAATTGTCCATCTTTACTCAGTGATTTTAAAATTAACGCTTCGATTTCTTTGCCGTCACTCTGGC is part of the Patescibacteria group bacterium genome and encodes:
- a CDS encoding thioredoxin domain-containing protein → MKHINNSYFVVITLFVLAVAAVIAIVLTSDHQQSAEATIWRVDAPTKGKTSAKVKMVEFGDFACVACADFRAIKNALLEQYPNDLQYQFRFFPTANHPNSYSAAVTAEIANQHDQFWVMSDLLYENHANWQDSTNFRSIFANFAVLVGIDQSTFTSDFDKLKTADDVVDKDVADGNALSITETPAIFLNDTRYGGTLTQTDLAKAIDSLLK
- the queA gene encoding tRNA preQ1(34) S-adenosylmethionine ribosyltransferase-isomerase QueA — its product is MKVDLFDYNLPENKIAQAPVRPRERAKMLVYSREADRILDRTVADLPSFIRSGDLLVFNVSKVRHARLMGVRQSDGKEIEALILKSLSKDGQFECLLRGKNIEIGEKIRFDDVHCEIINKLTDGMGRFIIQTNLSSPDFILFCEEFGHLPLPPYIHNPQLAGFEDELYQPITAKILGSVAAPTASLHFSPELLEKLKQGGVKTAEVILHVGLGTFLPVRVENTNDHVMHSEAVEVSQAVIDLIHQTKANGGRVVAVGTTVARALESAGNQPYFGETNLFITPGYRFKVVDCLLTNFHQPKSTLLMLVSALTGRTKLFDLYDHAQKSNYRFLSFGDCMLII
- the tsaB gene encoding tRNA (adenosine(37)-N6)-threonylcarbamoyltransferase complex dimerization subunit type 1 TsaB, translating into MKILSIDTTTETTKLEIIIDKQVVDQIAWESGRNLGSELLPKIDQLLKQNKIVLSNLNAIVVNPGPGSFTGTRIGVATANSLAFALDIPVSTSANVNHGHFSSPVAPVYSSEPSVTIKESNHSN
- the tsaE gene encoding tRNA (adenosine(37)-N6)-threonylcarbamoyltransferase complex ATPase subunit type 1 TsaE, encoding MKSSFYLKLNNLADTDKLGQLIGRSCIGGEVIFLTGELGAGKTTLTQSIAKELGVQSSVSSPTFVMINEYQLADQNILAHIDLYRTGKIDDVKSIGLDELLGSKDVISIVEWPEKQPVIESFGHIHLTLSRIGQKRQVLIENHGEDEESLRLFETITRACHSVLDTESI